In Streptomyces sp. 840.1, the DNA window GACGATGCCGAGACCCGCCATGGCAACGCCGACCCGGGCGGGGGCCGCGGCCAGGAAGAAGGCGACCGCACCGGGGGTCCGCAGGGCCGATCTGTAGGAGGAGTCCCCCGCACCGGCCGGGCGGCGGGAGGAGGTGCCCGTCCCGGCAGGTCGCGGATGGCGAAGCCCCCGTCCTGCAAGACGGAGACGTGCGGTGTGACGACGGAACCAGTGCCGCGGTGTCACGGCGAACCTTCCGCTGCACGGTGGGGCGGTCCGGGGAAGCGGCACCCTGGGGAGCCGGCCCCCGCCGCCAGGAGCCGTCCATGGTGACGCGGACGGGACGGAATCACGGTCCGCGTCGGCGTCGGCTCCAGCGCCGGCAGAAATGTCGTGGTGAGATCGGGAACCGAGATCACGGGACGGATCTCGCGGAGCACGACCATAGCCGCGATACGGCGCAAGGTCATAGCCACGATGCGGGGCACGACAACAGCGGCGACGCGGGGCCCCGAGAGACCGTGCGGGAATTCCCCGTTCCCCCGCGCGCGTGGTTGAAGGACGGCGGCCCGTGCGGGTTACACGTACCGGTGGCACCGCCGTGATAGCCCTGGGACCACCCCGTGAGGGCGCGGGTCAGGAGCCCCGGTGACCACGCTTCTGACGGGCAATCACCCGCAGCCCCCGCAGGCCGCCGAGTACAGCAGAGAAGGTTCATGATGCGTACCACCCGGAAGATCGCCGTCGCCATCGCCGCCACCGCGCTGTTGGGCGCCACGGGCGGGGCAACCGCGCAGGCCGCGTCCGTGACGGCCGTCGGAGCCGCACCCTCCGCATGCCGTCCGGCCAACCACCTCGCGAAGATCACCAACGCGCCCGCCAGCGCGGGGCACCGCCACTACCGCGTGACCCTCACCGCCCCACGCGGCTACGACCCGTGCCGCCTCGCCGGTTCGCCCACCGATGTGCGGTTCTCGGACCACGGCGCGCAGAACAGGGTCAGGGCCGGCCACTACGGCGACCAGCGCACGGCCGTGACCTTCGGGCCGGGGCACCCGGTGCACTTCGACATCCAGGTTCCCGACAACGGCTGCGGCGTCGTCGCGGACGAGGCGTCCTTCACGCTGCGGGCTCCGGGCGGGGAGATCCCGGGAACGTCCGTCGCCGAGGGCAAGATCAAGGTGACGACCGGCACCGTCGTCGGTCCGGTCCAGCGCGGCGCCTGACCCCTCCGGGCCACTCGCTCCCACCGTCTCTTCCGGCCCCCGCCTCCCCCGGCGGGGGCCGGCTCCTTGCGGTGGCCGCTCCGGCCCGCCGGGGTCCGCACGCATTCACCACCGAAGTCGCGGCCGGACACCTGCCCCCGGCCGCACAGTTGGCGCTCCACCCGGCCCCGATGCCTGCGGCGACTCGCGCACCACCCGTGACCAGCGAACGCACCCCCACGCCTCCGCTAGCATGTTCGAACTCGCGACGAGCGTCCCCATCGCCCGCCATTCACCGGAAAGTCGGGCTTTCCGGGACGAAGAGTGACGTACTCAACCAACATCTAACAAATCGGCCAAACAATTGATACCTATAGTATCGCGGGTGTTTTCGCGAATAAATAGCAGAACCTCGTTCGCCCAGTGGCGTCGGTCCAGGGCGATACTGTGGGGCACGGCAGCGGTGGTGACCCTCGGATTCCTCATCGCCCTGGAGATCGCCGCTAGGCGTTACGGCCTGCCGGGGCCGATGACCACCCAGGCGCAAGAGGTGATAGTCGCGCCCCAGTCGGGCTTCCTGCTCTACGCCAGTATGGCGTTGATGATGGTGGTGCTCACCTGGCGGGAGCGGTTCATCGCGGTGGGCACCGCGATAGGTATCGACGTCATCATTCTGCTGGTGCGCTGGGCGACCGATACCAGGGTGACCCATGGACATCCCTTCGGAAACGGCGCGTTGTGGGTGATTCTGGGCTGCGGGATCATCGCCGTCACACGCCGCACGGGCCAGGAACGAATCCTGCTGCTGAAGGGCGTTGGCCTCGGCCTCCTGCTGGTGACCGGCCGCAAGACAGGTGACACCTGGCTGCTCATCACCTCCAAGACCCGCCCGGCGGTGCTCGACCAGTACGTCGCGACCGCCGATCACGCGCTGGGCAACCCGTCGTGGCTGGTGGGCAGGATGGTCCAGGCGACCGGCCCGGTCGGGGACCGCTTCCTCGACTCCGTTTACACCCAGCTCGCGGTCGCCGCCGTCGTCGTCGCGCTGTACCAGCTGCGCAACGTGGCGGCCGACCGCCGCTTCCCCGGCCACCACCTGGTGCGCACCTTCCTGGTCATAGGCCTCCTCGGGCCCGGCATATACGTGCTCTTCCCGGTGGTCGGACCGATCTTCGCCTACGGTGCCGACGGCGGACACTGGGCGGTGTCCAATCTGTGGCCGAACACGACGCCGCAGATCATGGCCCCGCACCACATGTCGTTCGACGAGATCACCCCGCGCAACTGCATGCCCAGCCTGCACACCGCATGGGCGACCTGCATCTTCATCCACTCCCGCAAGGGACCCCGGACACTTCAGTACGCGGGCGCCTTCTGGCTGTTGGCCACACTCTGCGCGACCCTGGGCTTCGGCTACCACTACGGCGCGGACATCATCGCCGGTGTGGTGTTCACCCTCACGATCGAGGCGGGTCTGCGCACGTTCGACCGAGGATGGGACCGGGCGGGCGTCAAGCTCGTCGCCTACGGAGTCGGCGTGTTCACCGCGCTCCTGCTCTCCTACCGCTTCCTGTCGATGCAGATGGCCCACCATCCCTGGGTGTTCGGCCCGCTTCTCCTCCTGGCGATGGCCTCGGTGATCCACGGCTACGTACGGACGACCGAGCAGTGGGAACCGAAGACCGCCCCGGTGCGGCAGCCGGAACCACTGCCCGAACCGGTCTGAGTCGGTGAACCGCCGGGTGAGTTCCGCCCCTCGGACGGGGCGGAGCTCACCGGAGGCCACTGCGGATGCGGGGCCGCTCGGTCCCTGCCGGCGCGCTTGGTTAGCCTGCGCCCGTGGAAATCGAACTGAACACCGGCAACTGGCTGGCGGACACCCGGGCGTCCTACGACACCGTGGCCGACAGCTACGCGGACCAGGTGCGGAACCTGCTGGACGACACACCCGAGGAACGCGCCGTGCTGGCGCTGTTCGCCGGTCTGGTCCGCGAGAACGGCGGGGGTCCGGTCGCGGACGTGGGGTGCGGGCCCGGAAGGATCACGGCCCACCTGCACGGACTGGGCGTGGACGCGTTCGGCATCGACCTCTCCCCCGGGATGATCGCGGTGGCCCGGCGTGACCATCCCGGCCTGCGGTTCGAACCCGGGTCCATGACGGAACTCGCTCTCACCGACGCCTCAGTGGCCGGCCTGGTCGCCTGGTACTCGCTCATCCACGTCCCCGACGAGGAGATCGGTTCGGTCCTGGCGCACTTCCATCGCGTACTGCGGCCCGGTGGGCCGCTGCTGCTCAGCTTCCACGTCGGGGACGAGCGGAAGCTGAAGACCGAGGGGTACGGCGGACACCCGATGAACGTCTACGTCCATCGCCGCCTGCCGGACCGGCTGGCCGCCCGGCTCGACGACGCCGGGTTCGACGTCGGGACGCAGCGGACACTCACCTCGGCCGAGAGCAGGCTGGGCGGTCTCCTCCTCGCGCGCCGCCGCCCTGATGCCCGATAGGGAAACCCGCCGGGGAACGGGCCCTCGAACGGGACGGTTCAGGGGTGATCTCCGGGTGGGGGCGGGGAATTTCCGCTGTGGGACAGCCAAGTCGGAAGGATCTGTTGAGTCATCAACTCACCTCCTCTAATGTCTCGTTCATCGATCGGCCGCCCTCGGCCGGGAGTGCGCCACATGGAGCCCAGCTGCCCTGAGGGGCGGCCCCGAGAAGGGAGATCCACCATGGTCAAGCACTACATCAAGTACGCCTTCAGCACTCTCACGGCGGCGATGTTCGCCAGCATGGTCTGACGGATCAGCCCCGGCCTGGACCGGGAGTTCAGCCCGGTCCAGGCGTCAGGAGGCTCCCTTGTTCGCAACCGCGCTCAGCCAGCTCCGGTACGGCGCGGCGATCCTGCGCAACCGCCGTATCCGCCCGCAGGACCTGGAGCGCATCGCCCGGGACCTGGTCGCAACCCTCGCGGAGTTCGGCGAGCCGGGCGCCGACTCGGCGCTGCTGCCCGGCCGGGCCGGGGCCGTCGACCCCGACGTACGGCGGACCGTGACCGAGCGCAGCCTGCGGGCGACAGCGCGGGCCGCGGCCCGGCACACGGCGTACTACCGCCGGACGTTCGACAGCCTGGCGCTCGACCCCGGCGCCCTCACCCCGGGCACCTGGGACCAGGTGCCGGTCACACCGAAGGCCGCCCTGCGCGGCCTGCCCGCGGCCTTCGTCTCCGCCGCCTCCACTCCCGCGCTGATGGCGCTCACCACAGGGACGAGCGGCACCCCCACCACCGTCTGGTACTCCCGGGCCGAGGTGGAGATCGCGGTGGCCATGAGCACGGTCTCCGTCGTCCTCGGCCTGGGCCTGCGCCCCCGTCACACCGTCGCGTACGCGGGGTGCTCGCGGGCGACGCTGCCCCTGCTCAACGTGGCGGAGTCGGTGACCCGGATCGGCGCTTCGTTCGTCCAGATCGGCACCGTGGACCCTGCGGTCGCGCTCGACCGGCTGGCCACCCCGCTCGGGCTGCGCGGCAAGGCACCGCAGATCACTCACCTGACCGTCTCCGCCTCCTACCTCTCGGCTCTCGTCGAGGAGGCGGAACGGGGCGGCCGGCAGCCGGCGGACTTCGGGCTGGAGTCCATCGGCGTCGGCGGCGAGGTGCTCTCCGATCCGCTGAGGGAGCGGGCGTCGGCGGCGCTCGGCGCGAAGGTCTCCACCTCGTACATGATGACCGAGACCGTGCCGTCGGGCGGGACGCCGTGCACCGAGGGGCATCTGCACCACACCACCGAGTTCGGGCATCTGGAGATACTCGACCCCGTGACCCACGCGGCGACGCCCCCGGGCGCCGTCGGCATCATCGTGCAGACCCCGTACGTCCCCTACCGGGACTGCACCCTGCTCCTGCGCTATGCGACGGGCGACCTCGTGCGGCTCCCCCTGAGCGCGCCGGAGTGCGAACTGGCCCACCTGCCCGCGACCTCGCCGGTACTCGGCCGCTGGACGGGTCCGCTGAGCCGCGAGATCACCACCTGGTCGGTGCTGAACCTGCTGGAGGCGGAGCCGGACATCCCGCTGCCCGCGCGCTACGCCCTGGTGGACGGCTCCCCCGGCCCGCGCCTGCACGTCCTGGTCCGCCGGCTGCCCGCCGCCGGTCTGCTGGGACGGCTGGAGGAACGGGCCACCGCCGCAGGTCTCGCGCTGGACGCCGTCGTGCTCCATGACGACCCGGGCTCCATGCCACCGACCGGCCCGGTCCGCGCCGATCTGCGCGAGCGCACCTTCGAGGCGGTCCGCCCCGCCGAGGTACGCGTCGTGAGCCCGGCGTGAGCGCCGTCGCCCTGGTGGGCCTCAACGTCTGCGTCGCCGCGATCACGGCGGCGGGCGCCGCCTACTTCGGCCGGATCCGGATGCCGCGCCCGCCGGTCGGCCGCTACGAGCTGCCCGATGTCGCCGTGGTGTCCGTCGTGGTCGTGGCCGCCCCCCTGGTCTATCTGGAACTGCCTCGCGCCGCGGTGGCCGTCGCGTTCGGGCTGGTCCTGTGCTCGGCGCTCCAGTTCACCCTCGCGCCCCTGTCCGGCGGGGGCCGGGCCTGGGCGGTGGCGCTGGGCTCGGTCGCGGCCACGGCCGGGTGCGCGTTCGCCGGCCGGACGCTCGCCGTGATGGTGCTCACCGACGTGCTGCTCGCGATCGCCGTCGTGGGGGTGGCCAACATGTGGGCGCAGAGCGGTATGCGCTCGGCCCATACCGCGTGGTTCGCGGGCGCGCTCGCCTGCTACGACCTGGTGGCGACGGGGCTCACCTCGGTCATGGACCGGTTCGCCGCCCAGGTCATGGGGCTGCCGTTCGCCCCGTTGCTGGCCGTCACGCGGGGCGATCCGCCGGTGGCACTCGGCCTGGGTGACCTGCTGCTCCTGGTGCTCTTCCCGCTGGTGGCGGTGAAGGCCTTCGGACGGGCCGCCGGTCTCCTCGCGGCCGGAATCGGTCTGGCGGTGTCCGCCGCGGTCAGTGCGCTGTTCGCCCTCGGGGCGCTGAGCGGGGCGTTTCCGCTGCTCACGGCACTCGGTCCGCTGATCGTGCTCCAGCACGTGCTGTGGGTGCGGGCCCGTGGAGCCGAGCGGACCGTCGCCGAGTGGCGCGCGGGAACCCCGGTGGCTGCGGCCGCCGCCGCTCCGACGGACCCCGACCCGGAGTTGCTCAAGGCCCTCGAACCGGCCGATGCCGATGGGGTGGGCGCCGGCCTGCCGGAGGGTGGCTGGCTCGCGGTCCTGGACGGCCGGGTGGTGGGAGCCGGTGCGTCGCCGGGCCTGGCACGTAGGGACGCGCGGCTCCGCGGCTGCGCTTCGGTGCCCGTGGTGCGACAGGCGTGACCGGTTTCTACCCGGGCTCGCCTTGGCTCGACGGCGCGGGCGGGTGGCCGAGGCCCGTTACGTACTCTTGAGGCATGCGCATGCGCCCCACTCTGAGCTGGGCCCCCACCGGGGACCTGCCGCCCGCCACCACCGCCCTGGAGCCGATCACCGATGCGCTGGGCGCAGGCGGTGTGCTGGTGCTCAGCGGGGCCGGGATCTCCACGGAGTCGGGCATCCCCGACTACCGGGGCGAGGGCGGGAGCCTGAGCCGGCACACCCCGATGACGTATCAGGACTTCACCGCGAGCGCCCAGGCCAGGCGCAGGTACTGGGCGCGCAGCCACCTCGGCTGGCGCACCTTCGGCCGGGCCCGGCCCAACGCGGGACACCGGGCGGTGGCCGCGTTCGGGCGGCAGGGCCTGCTGTCCGGGCTGATCACCCAGAACGTCGACGGCCTGCACCAGTCAGCCGGCAGCGAGGGCGTGGTGGAACTCCACGGAAGCCTGGACCGGGTCGTCTGCCTCTCCTGCGGCACGATCAGCTCTCGCCGCGACCTCGCCCGCCGGCTGGAGGAGGCCAACCCGGGCTTCGGGCCGGTGGCCGCCGCGATCAACCCGGACGGCGACGCCGACCTCACCGACGAACAGGTCGGGGACTTCCGGGTGGTGCCGTGCACGGTCTGCGACGGGGTCCTCAAACCGGACGTGGTGTTCTTCGGCGAGGCCGTGCCGCCCCGGCGGGTCGAGCACTGCCGCGAACTGGTCCGCGAGGCCTCCTCGCTGCTGGTCCTGGGCTCCTCGCTGACGGTGATGTCCGGGCTCCGGTTCGTCCGCCAGGCGGACCAGGCCGGTACGCCGGTACTGATCGTCAACCGGGACCCCACCAGGGGCGACCGGCACGCCGTCACCCGTGTCGCGCTCCCGCTGGGAGACGCGCTCACCGCTGTGGCCGGCCGGATGGGCGTCCCCGTCGACGACGGCAGGGCGGCGTACAGCGAACCTGCCATCGAAGGAGATCCATGTCCCGGACGAACCGCTCCCCCTTCCTCCTCGCCGGGCTGATGGCCGGGGCCGGGGCTCTCCACCTGGCGGCGCCGAAGGTGTTCGACGGGACCGTGCCGAGGGCGCTGCCCGGTCCGGCGCGTGCGTGGACGTACGGGAGCGGGGTGGTCGAGTTCGCGCTCGCCGCCGGGCTCGTCCACCCCCGGACGCGGCGCGTCGCGGCCCGCGCGACCGCCGGATTCTTCGTCGCCGTCTTTCCCGCCAACGTGCAGATGGCCCTCGACGCGCGGAACCGCCCCGCCCTGTCGAGGGCCGCGACCCTCGGCCGGTTGCCCCTGCAGATTCCCCTGGTCATGTGGGCCCGCAAGGTCGCCCGTGCCGAGGGCGCTTCACCGGACTGCCGCTGACCGGATCAGCGGACCTCGGTGACCCGGTGCTCCTTCAACTTCGCGCAGTTGGAGTTCTCCACCGACACGTACACGTTGCCGATGCTGCCGCCCCAGCTCACGCAGTGGCCACGGCCGTAGACGTAGCCGGGCCCCGCGTAGGACGTGTAGTTGCCGGAGTCTCCGGCCCACTCGTCGGTGTCGGGGACGTAGACGGACGTGGACATGCTCTTGGCCGTGCCGGGGTTGGCACGGATGGTCGCGACGCAGTTCTTGCCGTTCACGGAGTTGTAGGTCAGGTAGACGGTGCCCTGCGAGCCGACGGGTGCCGAGTTCACAGTCTTGTAGGCGCTGCCGCAGACCCCCTGCGGTGTGACGTTGGGTGCGGCCGACGCGGTCGTGCTGAGCACAGCGGTGGTGCCCAGTACCAGCGTGGCCAACGCCCCGACAGTCGCGACATTACGTACGCTTCGCATATATCCCCCTTGTGGTTCCGAGAGCGGATTACTCCCACTTGATGTGACCCTCGAACGACAAGGATGGTTGTGCCGGATCCACCCGCAGATGCCGAAGCACTGGCGTTCGACACCACTCGGAGAAAGTTCCGCCGGGACCGGTCCGTTTCCGCAGCTCACCGGAGCGGATAAAGGTCTAGACCACTAATGAATCGGAAAACTATTTACCATCCGCACCCCCCTGTGGCTCACTGTGTCGTGTTCGCGTCATGTGGACGCGCGTAGATCCTCTGCACCTCTCCCCCCCACCGAGCAGGAGGAATCCATGCTTCCCCACCGCCTCTCCCTCAAGTCCGCGCAGCCAAGACTCACCGTGGCCGGTGTCCTCGGCATGAGCGCGGCGCTGACGCTCAGTCTGATGTCGGGCACCGCCGCCTCGGCGCCGCTGCCCTCCGACAGCACCGTGCCGCTGGGCAAGGGCTACATGGGCGTGGGATACGTCCAGGACAGCAAGGACTTCAAGCCGGACACCCGGCAGCTGGGCCTCGGCTCGGAGCCGGACGCAAACCTCCTGGCGAACCCCGTGGGGATGGACGTCTCCAGCTACCAGGGCAGCATCAACTGGACCTCGGTGCGCGGCGCGGGCATCGAGTTCGCCTGGATGAAGGCGACCGAGGGCACCACGTACAAGGACCCGACCTTCAGCACCAACTACCTGGGCGCCTACAACGCCGGGGTGATCCGGGGCGCGTACCACTACGGGCGTCCCGACGTGTCCGGCGGCGCGGCGCAGGCGAACTTCTTCGCCGACAACGGCGGCGCCTGGTCCCGCGACAACCTGACGCTCCCCGGCGTACTGGACATCGAGGGCACCTGCTACGGCAAGACGCCCGCCGCGATGCAGTCCTGGATCCTCGACTTCTACAACACGTACAAGGCGCGCACCGGCCGTGACGTCGTCATCTACACCAGCCCCAGCTGGTGGAACTCGTGCACCGGCGGCTGGAGCGGGATGTCCGCCAGGAGTCCGCTGTGGGTGGCCCACTGGACCTCCGCCGGCAGCCCCAGCATCCCGACGGGCTTCCCCTTCTGGACGGTCTGGCAGTACACGTCGACCGGCTCGGTCAGCGGCATCTCCGGGAACGTCGACCGCGACCGGTTCAGCGGTGACCGCTCCCGCCTGCTGGCCCTCGCCAACAACACGCCGTGAGGGCGGACCCCGGGGTGCGGTGACCGCGGGCGCGGTGACCGCCCCCCCGGGGCCGGCTCAGGCAGGTGGCCCGGCCGGGCCCGGCCGGGCGAGATCTCGCGAAGGAGAGACGCATGAGCTCGACACCACGGCCGATCAGCAGGCGCGGCGCCCTGTTCGCCGGAACCGCTGCCCTGGCGGGAGGACTGGGATTGGCAGGCCGTACGGAAGCGGCCGTGCGCCTGCCGGAGAGCGCGCGCCTCCCCTTCACCGCCCTGACCCCGGCGCAGCGCGCCGGTCAGTGTGTCATCCACTCCTACCCCGGGCTCACGCCGCCGGCCCGGCTGATGGACGCGATCAGCGAGGGCCGCAGCGCCGGGGTGATCTTCTTCACGGAGAACATCAGGAGCCTGAGCCAGATCGAGGGAGTCATCCAGGAGATGAACGCGGCGAACGCCGATGCCCCCCTGGGCGCCCCGCTGCTCCTGATGACCGACCAGGAAGGCGGCATGGTGCGCCGTCTGCCCGGTGAGCCGGTGCTGTCCGCGAAGGACGTGGGTGCCTCTGCGGATCCGGAGGGGCAGGCGGAGTTCACCGGAGCCGGGGCCGGCATGAACCTCGCGGGCGTCGGCATGAACGTCAATCTGGCACCGGTCCTGGACGTGTACCGCACGGCGGGCGACTTCACCGACCAGTACGAGCGGTCCTACAGCGAGGACCCGGACGCGGTGGCGTCCTGCGGCTCGGCGTTCATCACCGCGCAGCAGGGTGCCGGGGTCGCGGCCACCGCCAAGCACTTCCCCGGCCTCGGTCCCGCCTCCGCGAGCCAGAACACCGACCTGGGCCCCGTAACGCTCACCACTTCCGCCTCGACGCTCCGCAGCGTCGACGAGGCGCCGTACCGGGCGGCGATCTCCGCCGGGACCGAGCTCGTCATGCTGTCCTGGGCCGTCTACCGGGCACTGGACGCGAACCGGCCCGCCGGTCTGTCCCCCACCGTGATCGGCGAGCTGCGCGACCGGCTCGGCTTCCGGGGCGTGACCGTCACCGACGCCCTGGAGGCCGGTGCCCTCAAGGCCTACGGCTCCACGGCGCAGCGTGCCGTCCTGGCCGCGGCGGCCGGTATGGACCTGGTCCTGTGCTCGGCCCGGGACGCCGCTCAGGGGGATGCGGCGGTGACCGCGCTGGGCGAGGCGCTGACGGCGGGCACTCTCGACGGAGCCGCTTTCGACGCGGGTGCGGGGCGTGTCAGGGCGCTCCGGAACGGCCTGGCCTGAGTCCCGGCCCGGCGGCCGATCTCGCGGCCGCTATCGGTTCGATCACGCCAAGGTCCGGCCAAGGACCGGTAATAGAGTCACCTGATAGCTTAGGCCGAATCGCAGGCCGGAACGGAGGTACGAGGGGCAGGTCCGACCCTGACCCGGGCAAGGACACCCCTCAGATCACGATGCTGCAAGTACACAAGCTTGAGCGCTACAAGGACGATCAGGGAAACGAGATCGTCTATGACGGCGAGATCCGTGACGCCAAGATCGATATCCGGTTCAAGGGATCGAACAACAGACTTGTCATCAGCCCCAAGGCTGACGTCAAGGATCTGCTTGTCACCTTCACCGGGGACAACGGTCAGATCGACATCGAGCAGACCACGAAGAAGCGCGCAGGTCTCCGCTTCGAACTGCGCTGCGGGCACGAGTCCCGGATCCGGATCGGCGAGAACGTGGGCTGTGCCGGCCGCACCTTCCTCTCCGCCGTCGAGGGCGTGTCGGTGACGATCGGTGCCGATGTGATGTTCGCCAAGAACATCGAGGTGCGCGGCGACGACACCCACCCGATCTTCGACGTGCACACCGAGAAGCGGGTGAACCCGTCGCAGTCGATCGTGGTGGGCGAGCACGTCTGGATCGCCAAGCACGCGGTCGTGATGGGCGGTGTCACCATCGGCAACGGCTCGGTGATCGGCTTCCGCTCCATCGTCACCTCGTCCATACCCAACAACTGCATCGCGGTGGGAGCGCCTGCGCGGGTGGTGCGGCGGGACATCGCCTGGGAGCGTCCCGAGGTCGTTTCCCGCAGCCCCAACGAGCTGTATCCGCGCAAGGGCGAGAAGTCCGCGCAGTACTGGAACCCCACCTCCGGGGAGGACGTCGCGGGGAAGCCGGTCATCCGTCAGCAGCCGAAGGCTCAGCGGCGGTTGCTGACCCGGGTACTGCCGGCTCCGGTGCGGCGGATGGCCAAGAAGTTCCGATCCGCCTGACGCGCACACCCGCCGCGCTTCGGTGACATCGCGCGAAACGGCCTCGGCCCCGGACGGAAGTCCGGGGCCGAGGCCGTTTCGCGTACGCGCGGTGTACGGATTCGCTAGAGCGCCGGGGCGCTCGTCTCGAGGTGCGTCACCATGCGGTTGAGCCCGGTCGGCAGATCGACGACCGCGCTCCAGCCGAGTGCGGCGAGCCGTGCGCTGTCCAGCCCCTGCTTCTTGGTCAGGCTGTAGGCGCGTGCGTCGGACTCGTTGGTGAAGCGGAGCTGCTGCCCGCGCTCCGGGCGTACCTGGGTGAACAGCTCGGCCAGCCGCCGGATCGAGACCAGCCC includes these proteins:
- a CDS encoding NAD-dependent protein deacetylase, which encodes MRMRPTLSWAPTGDLPPATTALEPITDALGAGGVLVLSGAGISTESGIPDYRGEGGSLSRHTPMTYQDFTASAQARRRYWARSHLGWRTFGRARPNAGHRAVAAFGRQGLLSGLITQNVDGLHQSAGSEGVVELHGSLDRVVCLSCGTISSRRDLARRLEEANPGFGPVAAAINPDGDADLTDEQVGDFRVVPCTVCDGVLKPDVVFFGEAVPPRRVEHCRELVREASSLLVLGSSLTVMSGLRFVRQADQAGTPVLIVNRDPTRGDRHAVTRVALPLGDALTAVAGRMGVPVDDGRAAYSEPAIEGDPCPGRTAPPSSSPG
- a CDS encoding glycoside hydrolase family 3 N-terminal domain-containing protein, which translates into the protein MSSTPRPISRRGALFAGTAALAGGLGLAGRTEAAVRLPESARLPFTALTPAQRAGQCVIHSYPGLTPPARLMDAISEGRSAGVIFFTENIRSLSQIEGVIQEMNAANADAPLGAPLLLMTDQEGGMVRRLPGEPVLSAKDVGASADPEGQAEFTGAGAGMNLAGVGMNVNLAPVLDVYRTAGDFTDQYERSYSEDPDAVASCGSAFITAQQGAGVAATAKHFPGLGPASASQNTDLGPVTLTTSASTLRSVDEAPYRAAISAGTELVMLSWAVYRALDANRPAGLSPTVIGELRDRLGFRGVTVTDALEAGALKAYGSTAQRAVLAAAAGMDLVLCSARDAAQGDAAVTALGEALTAGTLDGAAFDAGAGRVRALRNGLA
- a CDS encoding acyltransferase gives rise to the protein MLQVHKLERYKDDQGNEIVYDGEIRDAKIDIRFKGSNNRLVISPKADVKDLLVTFTGDNGQIDIEQTTKKRAGLRFELRCGHESRIRIGENVGCAGRTFLSAVEGVSVTIGADVMFAKNIEVRGDDTHPIFDVHTEKRVNPSQSIVVGEHVWIAKHAVVMGGVTIGNGSVIGFRSIVTSSIPNNCIAVGAPARVVRRDIAWERPEVVSRSPNELYPRKGEKSAQYWNPTSGEDVAGKPVIRQQPKAQRRLLTRVLPAPVRRMAKKFRSA
- a CDS encoding DUF4232 domain-containing protein, translated to MMRTTRKIAVAIAATALLGATGGATAQAASVTAVGAAPSACRPANHLAKITNAPASAGHRHYRVTLTAPRGYDPCRLAGSPTDVRFSDHGAQNRVRAGHYGDQRTAVTFGPGHPVHFDIQVPDNGCGVVADEASFTLRAPGGEIPGTSVAEGKIKVTTGTVVGPVQRGA
- a CDS encoding phosphatase PAP2 family protein, encoding MVTLGFLIALEIAARRYGLPGPMTTQAQEVIVAPQSGFLLYASMALMMVVLTWRERFIAVGTAIGIDVIILLVRWATDTRVTHGHPFGNGALWVILGCGIIAVTRRTGQERILLLKGVGLGLLLVTGRKTGDTWLLITSKTRPAVLDQYVATADHALGNPSWLVGRMVQATGPVGDRFLDSVYTQLAVAAVVVALYQLRNVAADRRFPGHHLVRTFLVIGLLGPGIYVLFPVVGPIFAYGADGGHWAVSNLWPNTTPQIMAPHHMSFDEITPRNCMPSLHTAWATCIFIHSRKGPRTLQYAGAFWLLATLCATLGFGYHYGADIIAGVVFTLTIEAGLRTFDRGWDRAGVKLVAYGVGVFTALLLSYRFLSMQMAHHPWVFGPLLLLAMASVIHGYVRTTEQWEPKTAPVRQPEPLPEPV
- a CDS encoding GH25 family lysozyme encodes the protein MLPHRLSLKSAQPRLTVAGVLGMSAALTLSLMSGTAASAPLPSDSTVPLGKGYMGVGYVQDSKDFKPDTRQLGLGSEPDANLLANPVGMDVSSYQGSINWTSVRGAGIEFAWMKATEGTTYKDPTFSTNYLGAYNAGVIRGAYHYGRPDVSGGAAQANFFADNGGAWSRDNLTLPGVLDIEGTCYGKTPAAMQSWILDFYNTYKARTGRDVVIYTSPSWWNSCTGGWSGMSARSPLWVAHWTSAGSPSIPTGFPFWTVWQYTSTGSVSGISGNVDRDRFSGDRSRLLALANNTP
- a CDS encoding class I SAM-dependent methyltransferase → MNTGNWLADTRASYDTVADSYADQVRNLLDDTPEERAVLALFAGLVRENGGGPVADVGCGPGRITAHLHGLGVDAFGIDLSPGMIAVARRDHPGLRFEPGSMTELALTDASVAGLVAWYSLIHVPDEEIGSVLAHFHRVLRPGGPLLLSFHVGDERKLKTEGYGGHPMNVYVHRRLPDRLAARLDDAGFDVGTQRTLTSAESRLGGLLLARRRPDAR
- a CDS encoding spore-associated protein, whose translation is MRSVRNVATVGALATLVLGTTAVLSTTASAAPNVTPQGVCGSAYKTVNSAPVGSQGTVYLTYNSVNGKNCVATIRANPGTAKSMSTSVYVPDTDEWAGDSGNYTSYAGPGYVYGRGHCVSWGGSIGNVYVSVENSNCAKLKEHRVTEVR
- a CDS encoding AMP-binding protein, which codes for MFATALSQLRYGAAILRNRRIRPQDLERIARDLVATLAEFGEPGADSALLPGRAGAVDPDVRRTVTERSLRATARAAARHTAYYRRTFDSLALDPGALTPGTWDQVPVTPKAALRGLPAAFVSAASTPALMALTTGTSGTPTTVWYSRAEVEIAVAMSTVSVVLGLGLRPRHTVAYAGCSRATLPLLNVAESVTRIGASFVQIGTVDPAVALDRLATPLGLRGKAPQITHLTVSASYLSALVEEAERGGRQPADFGLESIGVGGEVLSDPLRERASAALGAKVSTSYMMTETVPSGGTPCTEGHLHHTTEFGHLEILDPVTHAATPPGAVGIIVQTPYVPYRDCTLLLRYATGDLVRLPLSAPECELAHLPATSPVLGRWTGPLSREITTWSVLNLLEAEPDIPLPARYALVDGSPGPRLHVLVRRLPAAGLLGRLEERATAAGLALDAVVLHDDPGSMPPTGPVRADLRERTFEAVRPAEVRVVSPA